CCAACTTCTGACACCAAAGTGGGCGTGTCCACAGAGGCTGCCACATTCCAATCATCCTTGTGCCTCACTCATCTTCAGGATCTTTCTCATATTGGTTTCGTTgacaaatggtgtcagaagtgggaggGTGTCTAGTTGCCCGCAAGGCAGACTATGCCACTTCTGGCGCCAAAGTGACAAAGGTCCATGTCACACAGTCTTCCTGCTGCCTCATGCATTTCTGGGGTCTCACTCAGAGTTTCCACGGACTGGCGATCTCACAGTGCTCACCTGTGTCAAGGGTTCCTCAGAGTTGCGTGGCAAATGGTTTCAGAAGTGGGACAAGGCGCGGTCGgacttctgacaccatttgtcGTTTGAGTCCACAGTAGTCCTATCCGCAACCCGGATTGAAACCCTACTGGGTCTAAAGAAGCACAACAGTTAAGAGCCAGGCCTGACTTTGAATTAAGGCTCTGGCCCCCTTGCGGTCATCGCTTCCGAGCTAATGAAGGAGCCGCTGCTCCATTTCTGGCACCAAACCCGACTCGATTCTGTTGTAGCACCGTTTGCCCTCGCCCCATTTCATTCCGCTGACTCAGCTTCTGACTCAGCTTCCCCTTTGTCCTGGCAGCCTAAGTGAATTTAGGCTCAAAGCGTCTTGTCATTCTGAAACTTTTACAAGCGCCATTAATTGTCCGGCTCGCAAAAAATCGTCGCTTCATTTGCCAAAGTGCCGCCGGCCGACGCCGAGCGAGGCGGGATGAGCGTAATTAGAGTTGTGGCCGATGTCGCCCGCAGGCCTGCGCAAAGTGATGGTGCGAGCCCACCGCCAGGCGTGGTGTTGGCAGGACGAGTGGTACGGCCTGACCATCGAGGACATCCGGCTGCTGGAGCTGGAGACCCAGCTGGCCCTCGCCAAGAAGATGGCCCAGTACAGCCTCAGCGAGGAGGGCGCTTCCGAGACCAACGGCCACCCCGGCGCTCAGGACCGGGACGAGAATCCGCGCGACGTCGCCGGATCCGGACCCGCCGCCGAGGCCGAGGTCGGCGGCGCGACGCCGGGCTCGGTGCTGGACAACCGGGGAGAGCTGACCAAGCAGTGGTCCACGTCTTCCAGATCCTCCAACAGGTCATCCAAGAGAGGAGGTACCGTGGTCGATCCTAGTCGAGTTTTTAAGACGTGAGTTAGGCTCGGCTAGGTTAGTGTGAAGGCCCTGTTCCAGGTCGCAATCGTTTCTTTGCGTCACAAGATCAATGTTTGGCACACAGTAACCTGCTGCATATTCGCAGTACATTAGTCACAAGTTCAACTATTCccagttttattttcattttttgggagaaCCTATCCTCACTCATTTTTGTGTTCATTCTGTAACTCACTAAAATGCAaaaagatggcgccaaagccaaAACGCTAGCTAAAACGCTAACGGGATAACAGACAAATATTTGCCTCTTCATTTTTTAAAGGATATTAAGCATTCAAATGACTAGTTGGATAATTGCATAGTTTTGTCCAGAGCCTGAGTTTTGGATTACTTCCCGTGGCCATGTTGCCTGGAATATTTGAGTGAATTGTTGGTCCATATCATCAACAACGTGATGTCGTTTGACATCATACACAGCGTCGCAACAAATTAGTGATGTCAGCATTTCGCTTTCTTGGACACAAAAAGTTGAAGGTAGCCTGTCGAGGTTACCGGCACGTAATCTCGCAACCCCCCCCGCAGGAAGTCCCTCTCATCACAGCCTGAGCGAGTGGAGGATGCAGAGCATCGCGCGAGAATCCGACGACAGCACGGACGACGAGTTCTTTGACGCGCACGGTAAAGTCCAGAGTGACACACGCCCGCGACACGTACAGTGTAACGACATTGTGTAACACACCTGAAACACGTTAACAACGCATGGTTACACACGTTAAAAGCAAATTGTAACACACCTGTAACACCCATGCTAACAACGCACTCTAACATACATGTAACACACGTCAACCACACGCTAACGACAAAATGTAACACCCCTGTACCATATGCGTTAGTAACAACTGTAACACAAGTTAACAAAAATTGCCACATACCTGTAACGCACACATTTACAGCACATTCTAACACACTTGTGACCCACATGCTAACAACGCACcgtaacatactgtatgtgtaacaCACACGTTAACACGTGTTGGCAACACTTAACACACCTGAAACGCACGCTAACACGCTTATAACACACATTCACAGCACGTAACACACATGCTAACAACGCACTGTAACATACCTGTAACACACACGCTAACAGCGCATTGTCACACTCCTGTAACACATGTTGCAGTTTATGTAGCACACACATTAATAGCACATTCTAACACACTTGTAACACAAATGGTCACAATGCACTGTAACATGCCTGTAACACACGTGTAAATAAGCACCTTTAACACATGGTAAGAACACGTAACACAAATGAACAACACGTGGTAACACGattgaaacacacacattaacagCTCATTGTAATACACCTCTAAGACACATGCTAACCACGCACTGTAACATATCCGTAACACACAAGACACACGTGAAGTTGAAGGAGGACAAAGTCATTTTGCGTCTGACTACCTCGTTGACGTGTTATTCAGATGGTTTCTCTGACGGCGAGGAGGCACAGCCCAAGGAGATCACCAAGTGGAGTTCCAACGACCTGATGGACAAAATGGAAACCATAGAAGTGGACGAGGTTCCAGGTAACGCGGCGGCCGTCTTCCCGCCGTCTTCTCACCGCACGCCGCGTCTCCATCATGTGTGACGTGGAGGCTTTCTGTCGCAGAGTCGCTGTATCCCGAGTCGGGCGGGGACTTTGGCCAAATGACCAACGAGGAGCCACACGCCGAGGTGTCCGTTATGGCCTTCTCACGCCACTTACTATCTTCCACTaataacccaggctaaactcaaCGCCTCTCTGTACAAACAAATCCATTAACAAATAGTTAAAATCCCCCaaatataatgaaaattaaattagatTGTGTAACTAATGTTGGATCCCGTGATCTTGTCCGTCACTGTTTTTGTCCTCCTGCAGGCGTCTCGGCAGTGTCTTCAGCCGTCCAAAATCCACGTGCTGATTCTGGTCCTGCACGGAGGAAACATTCTGGACACGGGCGCAGGTACGACACGGACCGTCATCCGGTGTTGAcaacacaaaaaatgtaaatccgGGGTTCTCAAAGGAGACTGTCCCAATTGCTCAGTAAGCCGCAGCGTGCGTGTGTTCGCGTGCACGTGCAGGCGAGCAGAACAGCAAGCAGGGTGACGTCAACACGCTGAGCGGCGCCTTCGAGACGGTGATGAGGGTGCACTACCCGGCGGCACTGGGCCGCATCGCCATCCGCACCGTGCCGTGTCCCGCTGTCTGCGTGGAAGCCTTCTCTCTGGTGTCCAAGTGAGTCGCGTGTGTCTTCATGCAGAGGTTTTCTCGCATGTAAAATGTGGAAGCGGCCATCCCCGGCTTTAAAACCTCTGACATCATTCGaactgaggaaaaacaaacgTTGCAAAAAACACCGTTACGCCGCCCGTCCTTTCTGCGCAGCCTGAGTCCGTACAGCTACGACGAGGGCTGCCTGTCCAGCAGTCAGGATCACATCCCGCTGGCCGCGCTGCCTCTCCTCGCCACGTCGGCGCCGCAGTACCAGGACGCGGTAGCCGCGGTCATCCTCAGAGCCAATCAGGTCTACACAGACTTCATCAGGTCCCTGGGAGGAGCCTCCTTCAACGGACAGGTCAGCACAGCAACTTTCTCACTTGGACTGACTGACTGTGttgttttgaatgtgtgtgaTGTGAGACTTTGGAGaagatgtatgtatgtatttgtgtgcgtgtgtgtgtgtctcatgtTAACGTGCATTGtttacaagaagaaaaaagttggctgttttttcagagaaaaagtgttttgtcttttgtttaaaaaatgtattttgttctcGAAAAAAGAAGttgtacatttcaaaaaaaaagtttgagatcattttttaaatatgaaatattccaCCTTCttattgaaagaaaacaaagttgTGCATTTCGTGTTGGAAGCAAATCCTTGTTTTCTTcctataaaaacaaatttggccATTTGTTTCTGCAAATATGAagttagctgttttttttccattttcattttaaaaaaaagaaataatgaattaaaaaataataaaataaatgaaaatgcacCTTTTCTCCAAGAAGACATCGTTCtgcatttttattaaatatagaaattagccatttttttttataagaaaaaaagtcgtgtggaaatgtatttatttttttttccaaggaaaaaaaaagttattttttttcccaacaagaAATACTTCAGTGTGtgttgcaggtgtgtgtgatCGGGGACTGCGTCGGAGGCATCCTGGGCTTTGACGCTCTTTGCAGTAGTTCTGTTCTGGTGTTGGAAAGTCCAAACAGCAGCAGGCGGGGCAGCGCCATCAGCGTGCAGGTAACATCAATCATCTCCGCTATCAATGATGCATACTGAGACGGTTAGCTTAGCATTAGCGCTAACAGCGCACGTACCGTTCGCACAGGACACGGAGCTGCTTTCTCCCGGCATCGTCATCAACAGCGCGTCGCCCTCGTCGCCGTCCCTGGAGGGAAGTCGACACCTGAGCCGGAGTAACATCGACATCCCTCGGTGCTCGGGGCCCGACGACCCCAAGAAGCAGCTGCCGCGCAAACGCAGCGACTCCTCCACCTACGAGCTCGACACCATCAAGCACcaccaggccttcttgtccaggTCAGGCACAGACTCGGACACAAACGCCCAATTCAACCAACCGATCACTCAAAAATCATCACTTTTCGGAGTGTTTTTCTCAACCAAAAAGttgcttttttaatttgtttttatagaaatgaaaagctgcatggttttttttttccaagagaaaAACAGTTGTCCATTTACTTTTCACGAAAGAAACCAAAAGGTTTATTTCttcaagaaaataaatcataaattttttatgatgaaaaagtatgcattttttttactgagaaaGAAGTTGACAGTTTTCATCTGGGGGAacaaaagttgtacattttttaaaataattttttggggtagAAAAACAATATGCTTCCCCCCATCTCCCCCAAAAAACGAGCTTTATTTCAGACGGAAAAAAATGTAAGCGTTTTTTTAAGAGAGAAgacaagttgtatattttttttcaagaaaaaaaggttaAGGGAATTTCTTTTCGCTTTATTGCAGAGGAaaagaaatgtgcatttttttccagaaaaaaaaggtgtgttcATTTTGCcagaaaagtatttattttgtattttttttttttttacaggggtTATTTTTGTGACTAAAAAAGACACACTTTACCCCCTAAGAAAAATAATCTTTTCAGAGAAAATAAAAGTTGTGAATCTGCTCAGATTGTATTGCTGAATGaattagttgttgttttgtgttgttgttgtgggtgcAGCCTTCACTCCAGCGTGATCCACGCGGAGTCCTGCTCGCGGCGCTCCAGCAACAGCACCATGCTGGAGGGAGGATCGCTGGGCAAGTTTGACTTTGAGGTGACAGACTTCTTCCTGTTTGGATCTCCTCTGGGCCTGGTGCTGGCGCTCAGGAAGACTGTGGTGCCCTCGTTGGACGGTGAGGATACATCGTATTTAAAACATCTCATTGGCTGGGTGTCAAGCTCGTGTCAAGGCAACAGGTGGCGCTAGTAACCCCATCCGTAAGGCCTCggtagccaatcagaagccgtcAAGTACTGGCTGTGTCCTACATGTGACAACGGTCTCCTCTTCCAATGGCGGGACTGCCAGTGCGGAATGCGATCGACTGACCGTGCCTGTGTTTTCTCTTCTGTTCTCCTTCAGTGACGGCTCTGCGTCCGGCCTGCCAGCAGGTCTACAACCTGTTCCACCCGGCAGACCCGTCAGCTTCGCGCCTGGAGCCTCTCCTGGACAAACGCTTCCACCTGCTGCCCCCCTTCAGCGTCCCGCGCTATCAGCGCTTTCCCCTGGGGGACGGACACTCGGCTCTCCTGGGTGAGCAAACACACACTACGGCTATTTTACATCGTGTTCGGGTTCAATTTGacctgttttgatatttgacagcaataaaaatagCCTAAATGGCATTCCTTCCACCCCTTATTCTGTATGGGTACTTTATACACAGGATCGCAACCTAGGACTAAAAACGGTTTTAGGAGTTAAAGTTCACACCCTAGATCCGGCACATAGGCAACATTCCGCATTCGTCTGAAGCCGCCAAATTCGCAAGCGACTTCAACCCCTCACTCCCTATAGGTGCCTTACACACAAGAAACCGACCTGGGTAAATGTAGTGAAAAGCTTTTTTATTGCCAGTGTGAAACAGGTTTCGTCGGGTAAATGTCACACACCGGCTTCCTGTTATACCCTTACTCATAGACGAAGTTCTCCGACTGCCGCTCCCACTCTGTATCGGCACCGTACACACAGGAGCGCGTCAAAAAAATAGCAGTGCGAAAAAGGCTTGGATTGTTGTTGTGACGCCCTGCCTCGTTCTCGTAATGGCCTCCAGTGGAGACGGTGCAGGGCAACCCTCAGCTCCTGATGGAGCCGGCGTTCCAtcgcagtcaggagatgggcgTGAACGAGACCTCCATCCCCGTGCCCGTCCTCAACTGGCCGTCCTCCGGTTAGTACCCACCGCCCCCTCCTCCTGTCCTGTCGACTTTCATGTGATCAATTCCCACTCACTAACCCTCTGACGAATGTGTCCACGTGcagtttcaacttttttttcacttatttgTTCTGAAAAATACTCGTATGtggctttttttctggtgtagtgctacattcgcctgactttggtgcaggcagcgtgggttcaagtTCCCACTCGGTGATGGAGTGGATGTTTGTCTgtctctttatgtgccctgccactgaccaaatatgaaatgttgcCACAGATTTGAGCAAGTCTCTGggaagttgacgcacatgatttgcttttgttggCCTGGTAAAAGGATTTCTCGAACACCTATTTTGTTTCTCTACAGTAGATGGGAGCGCTCACATTTCGGTGGACGCCGCCTACCCGCCGCCGTCCACGTCTCCCGGTGTCCCTCACATCCGCTGCCACCGCCGGGCGAGCGAGGCCAGCCTGGCGAGCCAGGTGTCGGGCTTGGCCGAATCGTATGCCGCCTCCAACGTCGCCAACAGTAAGTCGGCCTCGGGCCTTCGGTCCCCGCACGTTCCTCGCGCGCTCGCTTGTTTGACGCCTTGTTCCGAACCAAACGTCCCCTCAGCCGGCCGGGTGAAAAAAAGGCTCAGTCTTCTGTCCCAGATTCCCTTCCGTAAACTCGCCTCCCGGACGCCGTCGTTGCGCTCGTGCAGGAAAACCCGCCAGGTGTTCCTGAGAGCCGCCGAGTCGGAAGCAGGCTCGGACGCCGGCTCGGATGTCACCGCTGACATTCCAGACATCACCTCACCCGGGGCACTAAACAACTTGGCGCAAGGTACCCTGGGATGTGTAGTGCGAGGACACGAGCTCCTTCTTCGTTCCCCCCCTGAGctgtcctcttcctcttctgacACCTTCCACCCTGGGATAGTCTTCCTCAGTAGGAGAGGTTACACCTGCCGCCCTTTGGTGCCAGACTGGCCCATGACGCGTGGGTCCAATCTCAAGTTTGATGATCCTACGTTACAGTGCGACTTTCTGCCTCTAGCGTTCCTCTCTTTGTCTTATTAGCCAGGAACTGAAAAGTCACTTTCCACCAATCCGCTCCATAATCcattgattcccaaccactgcgATCCAATTTCGCTTAATTCTGGTCACAAACAAGCTGAGAGGGTAGCAAAATCGTAAAAAATTGCGCACTGGGTGGGACCAGACTTGTTGGTGGAAATCTATCTTAAATACGCGCTTTTACGTTTTCAACACAGTCTCGATGTGATCTTGCAGTTGCGTCTCGCTGGTGGGGCAGCAAGCGGATGGACTACGCCCTCTACTGTCCCGATGCCCTGACGGCGTTCCCCACCGTGGCCCTGCCGCACCTCTTCCACGCCTCCTACTGGGAGTCCACAGACGTGGTGTCCTTCCTGCTCAGACAAGTTGGTCAAGTCTTCACTTTAACCCATACAGAGgtcctttttatttcctttggcATTTAGGAGTTTGCAGTAGTATAATTGGTATTAGGATTACCAGGGGGTCCTTGGAACAAATTCCCCCCCTCAATATTGTTAACATGCTAGGATGCTTCCGCAGGTAATGAGGCACGAGAACTCCGGAATTCTGGAGCTAAATGGCAAAGAAGTGTCAGAGTTCACGCCATCCAAGCCCAGAGAAAAGTGGCTGCGCAAGCGGACTCATGTCAAAATCCGGGTAAGACCTTCActtgttttgtggccaaaacacaattttattttgtcaagtgAAACTAGTTTTGGGGgcagaattaaaaaataaataaataaataaagcgttGGTCATTTTGTTCTCCATTTGAAAAAGCGACAATGACATGACAGTGTTTCCTCGCTATATCACGcttcacctattgcagattttttttttcatattcatatcacacaaaagtttttttttttttgtatttaaaaacacttcCTAGCCTAACActtaactgtaaaaaaaagaaaagaaaagaaaaggaaaattcattaaaacatccacccgtccatccattctcaacaccgcttatcctgacataaaacattacaaggaataaaatgtaaaaagtacagtactactgtgtatgtttaagagtgtatagaaagtgtttataatagTATGGTTGAGGTTAATAGGAGTTTGGGAAACATTAATACGAGTTTCAGAAAGCTTTagaatatgtataaataatgaaaaataaatgcagacaCTGCTTCGCAACAAACTCAATAAAATCTATTTTCAAGATGAATCGCCCAAACTCGAGTTTATGGGTTCTTGACCCCGGGACTGTCTATTgaacacatttctttttctcttgTCAGAATGTGACGGCCAACCACCGTGTGAACGACGCCGTGTTCACAGAGGACGGCGCCCAGACGGTCACCGGTCGCTTCATGTACGGACCGCTGGACATGGTGACGCTTACGGGAGAGAAGGTAAGCGCCGAAGCTGCCGGCGTCAAAAGCAGTCATTCCCAAGCACTTTACCTTAGCTTGCTAATAATAACCaatcatctttttgttttgcgCACAGATCGACATCCACGTCATGACGCAGCCCCCCTCGGGCGAGTGGGTCTATTGCGACACGCAGCTCACCAACAGCAGCGGTCGCGTCTCCTACGCGCTTCCCGACAACAAGCGGCTGGGAATCGGGGTGTATCCCGTCAAAATGGTGGTCAGGTACGCAGAGTTGTTGGCTGTGCTGGGAATCACTAGCGGTTTGCCAGAtagtaaacaataaaaaaaaaaagagacttcaagctgttatatggcactcccagttgaaatttactgtcaaacaaaacatgcaatttGAGAATTACACGTACATGTGAAACAACCGCATAGCTATGCCTCTGctaagcttaatgctaacaaagcagatgggctaacaaatagcatcgatGTGGCAGTGTAACACGCGTTGCTTTCgtcaacggatatttgaacacaaacattgcAACAACACGTGgacagacaaaataacaatacccacaggtatatattcttcatcctctgtgaaaaataatatatataataatataattgatTACACGTATGATGACGTCCTCTTTTTTGCTGCGGCAAGGGGCGACCACACGTTTGCCGACAGCTACCTCACCGTGGTACCACGCGGGACCGAGTTTGTGGTGTTCAGCATCGACGGCTCGTTCGCCGCCAGCGTGTCCATCATGGGCAGCGACCCCAAGGTGCGAGCGGGAGCCGTGGATGTGGTCAGGTAAGGACTGTTATCCTATTTACTTGACTTATTATAGTCCCTTATTGGCGTATTCTATACACAATGCATGAGGCAGTTCCACAAGGCTCCGTCCTAGGGGCTCTTCCATTCAATATAAAACTGCTCCTTTTTAAACATGAATATTAAGGGAATGGCTAATTGACATTTCTGTTGCTCAGCTGGCACAGACGGTGAAATGGATGTAGAACTGACATTAGCTATTAGGCTAGCCGTTATGTTTCGCTTTATCATCCAAAGACAACCTAACCAAAAATGTTTCTACATACCTGCGAGAAAATGCGTTCCAAAAACCCGATGACAGAGATTTGGCTCTCATTTTGTCCCAGTCTTACAatcttctctgtacaactaTTTACGACATCCACTCTATTTATCCTCCTCAACCACAGGTTCCgctgaatttatttttattttgttgaaacaAATTAAGTAGTACCTAAACCTTTTGAGGTATACCTAGCAGTGCAACCCCAAACACAAAAAGTTTCTGTCATcgttttcagttcaggtcaaCTTTTCCTCCACCCAGAAGTATCATGGCGCCTATTGTTtataaacattataaaaaagGACCATGTAATAAGGTACGTAGGTCGACGTgactgtgcgtttgtgtgtcagGTACTGGCAGGACCTGGGCTACCTGATCGTGTACGTGACGGGGCGTCCCGACATGCAGAAGCAACGCGTGGTGGCGTGGCTGTCGCAGCACAACTTCCCGCACGGCGTGGTCTCCTTCTGCGAGGGCCTGGTTCACGATCCGCTCCGCCACAAAGCCAACTTCCTCAAGTGCCTCGTCAGCGAGGTGGGGGGGACGGCAGTGGAGGCCGGCgaaaatgaagaaatgaaacACTCTGCAAGGCTTTACCCCTCACTATCTCTCCGGATGTGCTCAGGCCCAGATGAGGATCTTCGCTGCCTACGGCTCCAGCAAGGACATTTCGGTGTACGCCAACGTCGGCCTGCCGCCGTCGCACATCTACATCGTGGGAAGACCCACAAAGAAGATGCAGCACCAGTGTCAGGTATGACAATGACCGGGAAAAAAAGCACGTACCCACCTGTCTTTCACACAACAAAGCAAGGCATTGTGTCTGTGTGATTTCACACAACGATCAGTCAGATTGGATCCGAGTTTCCCAATCTTCAGGCACTTGCTTGATAAGATGAGAAAACCTTACGCAAGCAACACAAAAAATGCCGGCtctctctgtgtgaaagaggcaGAGACGCTGCAACAGGAACGCAACCCGGGCAATTGCCTTGGGGGGGCTCTGAGCTGAAGGGGTCTCCAAGAGACATTGGCCCTTATCAAGGACAAAACAATGGCACTGCTGTAGACACCGCAAGAACAATATGTCGCGAATTACCTTACCTTACCTTACCTTACCTTATCAGCTGTTGCTGGCTGGTGACGAGTAGAGGCCCGAGAAAGACGGCTGATATTGGTCAATTTTAACCGGAAACCTCCATAGACTGCAATTTTGGGGAGGCCACCGTGGTCCCTCTTGCTTGGGGCCTCCACGGGGGTCTAGAAACACTCCTGGGGAAGAGGGACGATCTAAGCCACCACGATGGTTGTCTGTTGCAGTTCATTCCGGACGGCTACGCCTCGCACCTGTCCCAGCTGGAGTACAACCAGCGTTCCCGTCCCGCCAAGTCGGCCAGCGCCCGCATGGTCCTGCGCAAGAGCAGCTTCGGGTTGGGCGCCGCCTCGGGGGACTTCCTGCGCAAGCGCAACCACATCTTCCGCACCATTTCGCCGCAGCAGCCCGGCGGCCCGCCTTCCGGCTCCCCCAAGCCGCCGGGCCGGACGGAGCGAACGCAGAGCCAGTGCGAGGCGGAGCGCGGCGTGACGGCGGCGGCCACGGCGCAGCGGAGCATGAGCGTGGCGGCCGGATGCTGGGCACGCGGCGGAAGCGCGGGGTTACACGGCCCCaaatgaggcggcacggcgggAGCCACCGTGATCTCTAAGGAGTGGACTCGAGCCGACTGTGTAGCATGACTCTTTTACACTAACACTTTTATATAGCATACGACACGGAAGGTTTCAATGTAATGAGCCTTACGCTAACGTCACACACGACACTTACATAAAGTAtatcatacattttctataaaagcAGACCAAGCATTCAATGTAACAGCTCAggttcatttcatttgaaaaatgtcgCCGTGGTAACCCACTCATCGTTTCCAGTGGGAAGTTATGTGAGCAGTTATGCCATATGCTTGATATCcggcttaaggtccatgtactcaATAGTAAGACAATTCGGCGCACTAGTTGAATGACTGTCCTACTagtatggttttttttctcccactacTGTACTTTCTGTACACGAGTAGGACAACTTTTGGCATACTACATGCTATTAGTGGGGTAtaactgcactagttgacatctgcacactactagtactactagtgataAAACGTATAATGTCACCTACAGTGACTTCTATATTTAGAGATGTCGTTGTGCTGCTTGTATGGCAAAATTGTCATACATTTGGAAGAAACGTTACGAGTAAGACAGTAGTTCTACTAGTGGGGGCTAGTCGATCTACTAGCGCACTTTATTGGCTTACAAACGCGGACAGAGTGTACTAATatatttgtcacatttgttaACCTGTCGCGCTTTAGATTTTTTGGGGCGATGTCGTCAGTTTGTATTATCTTTCAGCTTGCTCTGATTGTCGTCAGCTtcagcaaaatgtttccacatctcAGTTGATGCCTCGTTTTTCTTAACGAGGAACGTAAAAGCTTATTTCTTGCTCCCTCTGAACACGAGGTGCAGAGTGCAGACGCCAAACTGTGTGTGGCTCTGTTACTTTCACTCCTACAGTACcggcactaaaaaaaaaacccattcaaAATCAAAAGTAAGGTATTGCTGCTCTGTTCGGCAAGATCTTTGTACCTCAGGAttgttttgtcactttgtgacctTTGAAAGtttcatcaatttaaaaaaaagtgccagATAGTGATAACTGAAAGTGACGTGATCAGCCCTGATTTGCGATGAGGTGATTAAATCGGGACAACGCTACCTGCCAATTTCTCCCAATTGCCATTtacaatatcaaataaatgctcaagcaGCTTTCCATACTGCATTTGCCACCGGTGTAACAcacaatatgtttattgttCATACAAGCCCTCCAGT
The sequence above is a segment of the Phyllopteryx taeniolatus isolate TA_2022b chromosome 15, UOR_Ptae_1.2, whole genome shotgun sequence genome. Coding sequences within it:
- the LOC133489864 gene encoding membrane-associated phosphatidylinositol transfer protein 2-like isoform X3; translated protein: MLIKEYRIPMPMSVDEYRIAQLYMIQKKSREESCGEGSGVEILENKPYRDGPGGSGQYTHKVYHIGKHIPSWFCSILPQAALRVEEESWNAYPYTRTRYTCPFVEKFSIDIETYYMPDTGDQSDVFSLSSAEKRQRTVDPIDIVKDYIAPHEYLAEEDPRLYQSLKTRRGPLSEDWIEEIGRTPGDRSVMCAYKLCKVEFRYWGMQSKIERFIHDVGLRKVMVRAHRQAWCWQDEWYGLTIEDIRLLELETQLALAKKMAQYSLSEEGASETNGHPGAQDRDENPRDVAGSGPAAEAEVGGATPGSVLDNRGELTKQWSTSSRSSNRSSKRGGSPSHHSLSEWRMQSIARESDDSTDDEFFDAHDGFSDGEEAQPKEITKWSSNDLMDKMETIEVDEVPESLYPESGGDFGQMTNEEPHAEASRQCLQPSKIHVLILVLHGGNILDTGAGEQNSKQGDVNTLSGAFETVMRVHYPAALGRIAIRTVPCPAVCVEAFSLVSNLSPYSYDEGCLSSSQDHIPLAALPLLATSAPQYQDAVAAVILRANQVYTDFIRSLGGASFNGQVCVIGDCVGGILGFDALCSSSVLVLESPNSSRRGSAISVQDTELLSPGIVINSASPSSPSLEGSRHLSRSNIDIPRCSGPDDPKKQLPRKRSDSSTYELDTIKHHQAFLSSLHSSVIHAESCSRRSSNSTMLEGGSLGKFDFEVTDFFLFGSPLGLVLALRKTVVPSLDVTALRPACQQVYNLFHPADPSASRLEPLLDKRFHLLPPFSVPRYQRFPLGDGHSALLVETVQGNPQLLMEPAFHRSQEMGVNETSIPVPVLNWPSSVDGSAHISVDAAYPPPSTSPGVPHIRCHRRASEASLASQVSGLAESYAASNVANTGRVKKRLSLLSQIPFRKLASRTPSLRSCRKTRQVFLRAAESEAGSDAGSDVTADIPDITSPGALNNLAQVASRWWGSKRMDYALYCPDALTAFPTVALPHLFHASYWESTDVVSFLLRQVMRHENSGILELNGKEVSEFTPSKPREKWLRKRTHVKIRNVTANHRVNDAVFTEDGAQTVTGRFMYGPLDMVTLTGEKIDIHVMTQPPSGEWVYCDTQLTNSSGRVSYALPDNKRLGIGVYPVKMVVRGDHTFADSYLTVVPRGTEFVVFSIDGSFAASVSIMGSDPKVRAGAVDVVRYWQDLGYLIVYVTGRPDMQKQRVVAWLSQHNFPHGVVSFCEGLVHDPLRHKANFLKCLVSEAQMRIFAAYGSSKDISVYANVGLPPSHIYIVGRPTKKMQHQCQFIPDGYASHLSQLEYNQRSRPAKSASARMVLRKSSFGLGAASGDFLRKRNHIFRTISPQQPGGPPSGSPKPPGRTERTQSQCEAERGVTAAATAQRSMSVAAGCWARGGSAGLHGPK